From the genome of Acidaminococcus sp.:
GTATCGGGTTGTTTTTTTCATGGTACCGCAAACAGGGAGAGAGGTTATGATGGTTACCGGAAAACGAAAGAAAGCGGAAAGCAGGAAGCGGTCACTTGGGACGTTCGTTTTCTGCCTGGTTATGGCACTTCTTATGGTTCGTGCCGGTTATCGAGTCTATACCCTGTTTCAGGTTCACCAGGAAACGGTAAAGACCGAGCAGAAGATCGAACAGCTGAAGGCTGAAAATGCCAAGCTTGAGCAAGAAAGAGATAATCTGAGCGATCCGCAGTATATCGAAAAGGTTGCCCGTGACGAGCATAATATGGTCGGGAAGAAAGAAATTCCTTTATTCCTGGTGGATGATAGTAAAAAGAACGAGCAGACCAAGGACGCTGCCGGGAAAAAATAAATAAAGAGCTGCCGCTTAAAGCGGTGGCTCTTTGTTTATAACGGAACGGATCGCAGGCCGCCTTAATTAAGCCAAACCGTAAGGTTTGGAATTCCTCTAGGACCTCCTTTCAAGCCGCTTCGCGGCTTCGAAAGGGGGGAACCGCAGTCAGCACTGACGGTAGGAAGCGCTGACGATAGCGGTGGAGGATAGCTTCTTTTCCTTCCGCTCGGAAGGAAAAAAGTGGGGGGGGAGGAAAGTAAGGCAATGGAAACAGCCTGCGGCAAGTGGTGAACCACTCTGCCGAAGGCCGGGCTGCCGGCCATCTGCCAAAGGCTGAAGGCGCTTTTTTATCGCTTTTCCTCTGTCTGCAGCTATCGGCTGCCGGCTTGACTGCCATCTGCCATATTTTGATTGTAAAAAATCTCCAAAAAGTTTGAAAATACGCATCACTGGGGACTTGACGACGAATCGGCGACAAATGTATAATTGTTAACGTAACACGAATTTAAAGGAGGATGTCTTTGACCTATGGCTTTGGAAAAAGGCGCAATTGTAGAAGGTGTTGTCACTGGAATCACTAATTTTGGGGCGTTCGTTCAACTCCCTGAAAACAAGGTAGGCTTGATACATATTTCCGAGGTATCCAATGTCTTCGTCAAAGATGTACATGACTTCCTGAAAGTGAAAGACAAGGTAAGGGTAAAGGTCGTATCCATCGACGATAAAGGCAAAATCGGTCTGTCTATCAAGGCCCTTATGCCTCCGGCACCGCATCGTCAGTATGGCGATAAACCCTTTGAAAATCGCCATGGCGGCGAAAAACATTTTGGGGACAGAAAACCCGGAGAAAAGCATTTTGGTGACCGCAAGTTCGGTGACCGCGCCGGCGGAGCTCCCAGAAACTCCGGACCGATGAGCTTCGAAGATAAGCTTTCCCGTTTCCTGAAGGAAAGCGATGACCGCCTGCTGGATCTAAAAAGGAATACCGAGTCCAAACGGGGCGGCCGGGGTGCCCGCAGAGGAGATTAATCAAACGCAAAGGTACTTCTGCGGAAGTACCTTTCTCTTTATTGAGGTGAAAATATGGGATTGTTGGAAGAAAGCCTGATCGGGCTGGTGCGGCGGTCTGCCCTGTGGAAACCGGGTACGCCCGCGGTGGCTGCCTGTTCCGGCGGGGCGGATTCCCTCGCCCTCACCGACGTGATGGCCAAGGCGGCCGAGGCGGATGATGTCCAGGTGATTGTAGCTCATGTGCAGCACCATCTGCGCGGCGAAGAGGCAGAAGCAGATGCCGCTTTTGTGGCAGACTACGCCCGGGAACGCGGCCTTGAGTTTTACCGGGCCGATGTGGAACCGGCAGAGCTGGCTGATGCCGAAGGTCTTTCCCTAGAGGACGCAGCGCGCCGCCTGCGTTATGAAGCACTGGAAGCCTGCCGCAGTAAATATGATGCATCCGGCATTTTCCTGGCTCATCATCGCGATGATCAGGCAGAGACCGTGCTGCTCAATCTGCTCCGCGGCGCCGGAACGAGAGGACTGCGGGGTATGCTTGCAGTCAGTGGTTATCTGGCCCGGCCTTTCCTGGAGATTTCCCGCAAAGATACGGAGCTGTACTGCGAGGAAGAAGGCCTTGCCTACAGAACCGACAGTACGAACTCCGATGAAACTTTGAAACGCAACTGGATCCGGAGACAGCTGCTGCCGCTTCTGGAAACCCAGAATCCCCAGATTAAGAAGCATCTTGCCCAGCTGGCCGATGTCGCCGCCGAGGATGAGGCTTATCTGGAACGTCAGGCACTGCGGTACCTGAACGCCTATGGCCGTGATGTGTTTGGCACGTACGACGTAGGTGTAGGATCTGATTTTGAAGTACTTCCGCTGGCACTTAAACGCAGCATTATTCGCGTGATGGTGCGCCGTGTGGGCGGCGGGGAACTTTCTTATGACCATGTCAAAAAAATACTTGAACTCATTGCCAGGGGTACCAGCGGCAAGGCGCTGGATGTGCCCGGGCATGTCCGTCTCATTTATTTGAACGGACGGTTGATGGCGGGAAAAAATGAACGGTCCCGGGAAGAAGAAAGGGCCGCCAAGCTTGCAAAAAAGGAGCAACAGAGAAATGCATCCCAATCTTGAAAAGATTTTGATTGACGAAAAGACCCTGAAGACGAGAATTGCCGAAATGGCAAAGGAAATCAGTGAGGACTACAAGGGGGAAGAAGTGCTGGTCATCGGCCTCCTGAAAGGGGCTGCTTATTTCCTGACAGAACTGACCCAGCATATGACCGTACCGACGCAAATCGATTTTATCAAAGCGTCTTCCTACGGTTCCGGTACGTCTACGACGGGCAAGGTCAATATTCAGTTTGATACTTCCCGTAACCTTGCGGGCAAGAATGTCCTGATTGTGGATGATGTAGTAGATTCCGGCCTGACGCTGAAGGCTGTGAGAGAACTTTTTGCTCAGCGCAATTGCAAGAGCATTAAGCTGGCGGCCATGCTTGACAAGAAGGAACGCCGTCTCGTAAAGATGGTTCCTGATTATTACGGATTCATCATCCCTGATGAATTTGTAGTCGGCTTTGGCCTTGATTATGCGGAAGATTACCGGACGCTGCCGTATATCGGCGTTTTAAAGCGTTCCGTCTATGAAAAATGATATTAAAAATATAAATCCTATTCGATAAGGATGGGAGGTAGGAGGAAACAGTGACAAAATTTTTTCGCAATTTGCTTTTCTACCTGCTCATTCTGATTCTCGGTCTGTGGATTTTTGAATATTACAATTCTCCCAGTACGCCGAAGAATGAAATGAGCTATTCAACGTTCATGAGGGAAGTCGAGGATGATGACGTCACCACGGTGACCATCATCGATAATACGACAATCAGAGGCAAACTCAAGAACGGTACCGAATTCACGACTATCGCTCCGCGGGATGACAAAATGGTAGAAACCCTGCGGAATAAGAACGTAGAAATCAATGCGCAGCTGCCGCCTCAGCCGTCGCTTCTGAGCAATATCCTGACGTCGATTCTGCCCATGATCATCATTGTGGTGCTGTGGTTCTTCATGATGAACAACGCCCAGGGCGGAGGCAGCCGTGTCATGTCCTTTGGCAAGAGTAAAGCCAAACTGTACGGGGACGGTAAGAGCAAGGTGACGTTCCGTGATGTGGCCGGTGCAGATGAAGCCAAGCAGGAACTGGAAGAAGTCGTGGAATTCCTGCGGGCTCCGCAGAAATATAATCAGCTGGGTGCCAAGATTCCAAAGGGCGTGCTGCTCTACGGACCTCCTGGTACCGGTAAGACGCTGCTGGCAAGAGCCGTAGCCGGTGAAGCCGGCGTGCCTTTCTTCAGCATCAGTGGTTCCGACTTCGTGGAAATGTTCGTCGGTGTCGGTGCTTCCCGCGTCCGTGACCTCTTTGATCAGGCGAAGAAGAACGCGCCCTGCATCGTCTTCATCGATGAAATCGATGCTGTCGGGCGCCAGAGAGGTGCCGGACTTGGCGGAGGCCACGATGAACGTGAACAGACGCTGAACCAGCTCCTCGTGGAGATGGATGGCTTTAGTGCTAATGAAGGCATTATTATGATTGCCGCGACCAACCGTCCGGATATTCTTGATCCGGCGCTTCTGCGTCCGGGCCGTTTCGACCGTCAGATTGTCGTCGACAAGCCTGATATTCGCGGACGTAAGGCAATTTTGAAGGTTCATACGAAGGGTAAACCAATCGATTCGACGGTAGACCTCGATGTCATTGCCCGCCGTACGCCGGGCTTTACGGGCGCGGACCTGGCAAACCTTGTCAACGAAGGTGCCCTGCTGGCGGCCCGTCATAATCAGATGACAATTACGATGAGTGATATGGAAGAAGCTGCCGAACGCGTCATGATGGGGCCGGAAAGAAAAAGCCGTGTCATGAGTGATGAGGAAAAACGTCTGACCGCTTACCATGAAGGCGGTCACGCTCTTGTCGGTATGCTCCTTGACCACACGGACCCCGTGCATAAGGTTACGATTATCCCTCGCGGCCGTGCCGGCGGTTATACGCTCAGCCTCCCGAAGGAAGATCGTTACTATGCAACTCGCAGCGAACTTCTGGATGAGCTGAAAGTGCTTTTGGGCGGCCGTGTCGCTGAGGCACTGGTACTGCACGAAATTTCGAGCGGAGCCAGCAACGATCTGCAGCGTGCTACGGAGCTTGCCCGGGATATGACGTGCGAATATGGTATGAGTGAAGTGCTCGGTGCCGTTACGTTCGGCCACCGCAATAAACAGGTCTTCCTCGGACGGGATATGGGTCAGCAGAACCAGGTCAGCGAGGAAGTAGCTGCCACGGTGGACCGTGAAATCCGCCGCTTTATTGATGAAGCTTACGAAGGCACCGTCAAGGTCATTTCCGAGAACATCGATAAACTCCATTTGATCGCCAAGAATCTGATGGAACGGGAAACTCTGGAAGAGCATGAATTGCAGGAACTTATGAAATACGGCCATATCCTTGAAAAGGGAGAGCTGCCGCCGGAAGCAGATACCACTTCGGAACCGAAGCCGGTAACTGAAACTCCTGAACCGGCAGAAGACGCCGGAACTGCAGACAAAGCACCCGAAACGGCTTTGAACGATATTCCTCAAGTATAGAATAAATAAAGGGCGCTTTGGCGCCCTTTATTTATAGGCAAACCGACGAAGGAGGTTTGCCCATTCCTCTGTAACCTCCTTCCACGCAGTCGGAAGGAGGAGGCCGCTGTGCGGCGGAGGATAGCTATTTGGCAAGCGAACCGAAGGCTTGACGTTTTTCTGTAACCTCCTTCCACGCAGTCGGAAGGAGGAGGCCGCTGTGCGGCGGAGGATAGCTATTTGTCAAGCAAACCGAAGGTTTGCCATTCCTCTACAACATCCTTCCACGCAGTCGGAAGGAAAACTATAGTTAGAGGTTACATTGATGTACGAAGTTGGGATAAGAGGAAACGAAATCATAGGGGATGACATGATATGCGGACAGAAATCTTGAAAATTTTACGGGAAAAGGCTCCGGAACCTGTATCCGGTCAGGAATTGGCGGATAAGCTCGGAATCACGAGAACCGCGGTGTGGAAACATATCCAAAGCCTTAAAAAAATGGGATATGAAATTGAAGCCCATACGAAGAAGGGGTATATCTTCATTTCAGCACCGGATAAGCTGCTTCCGGAAGAAATCGGGCGCGTACTGCATACAAAGTTTGTCGGCCGCCATATTTGTTATCAGGATACGGTGCGTTCAACCAACGAAATTCTGAAGCAGCTGGCTGGCAATGGCGCTGAAGATGGTACCCTTTGCGTAGCAGAAGAACAGACCGGCGGGAAGGGCCGTCTGTCTCGCGGCTGGTTCAGTCCTTACGGAAAAGGACTGTGGTTTTCTTTACTTCTCAAACCGTCCTTCCTGCCGCAGGAAGCTCCCAAAATGACGCTCCTTGCTGCCGTAGCCGTTGTACGTGCTATTCGGGAATGCTGCGGTGTTGACGCCATGATCAAATGGCCGAACGATGTCCTGCTTGACGGCCGCAAACTCGTAGGTATCCTGACAGAAATGAGTGCCGAATTCGGACATATCAATTTCCTTGTTGTTGGTATTGGCATCAATGTCTGCGTGCCGAAGGAAATGGTTCCGGAAAACTTGCGGGATTCCGCTGTTTCCATTGCGGATATTGCGGGTCATCCGATTGACAGAGTAGCTCTTCTTGGCAAAGTGCTTGATTATTTCGAAGAGTACTATGAACGGGTTCTCAAGGAAGGATTCCAGCCTGTTTTTGATAAATGGCGTGAATATTCGACGACACTTGGCCGCATGGTCAAAGTTGTTTCACCGGATAAGACCTACCTCGGTACGGCTATAGATATCGACCCTGATGGAGCACTTCTGGTCCGCAAGGAAGATGGTGTTGTGGAGAAAGTGCTGGCTGGGGATGTTTCCATTCGCCCGGCATCAGGCAAAGGGAAATATAATTTTAATTGAACGAGTTAGGGGTTGTGAAAAATAAAAAGCGCTTTTGGCTTTTTGCCTATGGCGTTTAGCCTAGGCGCTGGAAGATGACAAAGTGGCTGGTGGCTAGCCAATAGTGGTTAGTACCAAAGTGTTGGAAGTAATTCATTTAGCGGATTCTGAAAGAAGAATTACAGCAGCAGTTAATTTAGCCTTCGGTAAAGAAGTCACCCGCAAGTGGCCCCTCTTCAAGGCCGCGCTGTGGCGTCGGAGAGGGTCTCCTTGGTCATTTTTCTTCCACGGGCGACATGCGGCCAGCGACCGGCGACCTGCGTAAAAGGGATTGTGAAATAGTGCGTATGCATTATTTCACAGTCCCTTTTTCTTTAAAAAAGGTTGCACCTTTGTTTAATTTTGGTATAATAGAAACGTTTATGGGCCTAGTTCAAGAGGCGGCAGACCCGAATATACGGAATAGATCCTGTATTTTTGGAGGAAAGTCGAAATGTTAATGGTAATGGATGTCGGCAATACGAACATTGTAGTAGGTGTCCACGACGGCAAAGAGTGGCTCGCTCACTGGCGGCTGTCCAGCAGTCGTTCTCGTACGTCCGACGAATTCGGAATCTTACTTGGCAGCATGTTTAACTATACGGGTGTGGAGATGGGTGATGTTACGCACATCATTATTTCTACGGTTGTGCCGCCGCTGCTTGTTCCTTTGTGCAACATGTGCAAGCGTTACTTCCATGTTACGCCTTTTGTTGTAACAAGCGAAATCAACACCGGCCTGAAGCTCGATTATGATCATCCTAATGAAATCGGTGCTGACCGCATTGTTAACGCTGTGGCAGCTCACCATATGTACGGGGACAAGGGCAATCTGATCATCATCGATTTCGGTACGGCAACTACATTCTGCGCGCTGCGTCCGGATGGGGAATACCTGGGCGGTGCGATTGCCCCGGGCATCGGGATTTCTACGGAAGCCCTCTTCCAGAAAGCTGCAAAATTGCCGCGTATTGAACTGATTAAACCACCTAAGACCATTTGTCATGATACGATTCATGCAATGCGTTCCGGCGTGATTTTCGGGTTTGTCGGCCAGATGGACGGCATCATCACCCGCATGAAAGAAGAATTGGGCGGACAGGCCTTCGTCGTTGTAACGGGTGGGTTTGGCCGGCTGATGGCTTCTGAATCCAAACTCGTTGATGTAGTCGAACCGAACCTGACGCTCGAAGGGCTGCGCATCCTGCATGAGATGAACAGCTGATTGGAAGCAAAGCAGATTCCCGTTTTTGAATTAGTTCGGAAATGGGAATCTTTTTTATTGACTTCTCAGGTGCATGTCGCTGGCCGCGGGTCGCATTGTGGGAAGCAAAATTGCTGCAGCAATTTTGCAATTATCATAATAAAACAGGCTCTTAAATAGGGGCTAAACTAAATGCTAAATGCGCTTTTTATCCTTGCTATCGGCTAACTGCCAACAGCTTGCTTTTCCAGGAAGGAGAAACCATGTTCAATCAATTGGTACTGGCAAAGATTCCGGTCGTGCTTGCCCCCATGGCAGGGGTTACGGATTTACCGTTCCGGGTTATCTGTCGGGAAGAGGGAGCCGATTATACGGTGTCCGAAATGGTAAGTGCCAAGGCACTTCTGTTCCGCAACCAAAAGACCTTTGCCATGCTGCGTATCGATCCGCATGAGCACCCGACAGCCATTCAGCTCTTTGGTTCCGTGCCGGCGGAGATGGCTGCGGCAGGCAAGATTGTTGAGGAAAGCGGCGCTGATATCATCGATGTGAATATGGGTTGTCCTGTACACAAAATTGTAGCTAACGGAGAGGGTTCAGCCTTGATGAAAGATCCGCAGCGGGCTTATGCGATTCTGGCCGCTCTTGTCGATGCCGTGAGCGTTCCCGTGACCGTAAAAATTCGGGCCGGATGGGACGATGCTCATCAAAATGCTGCTGAAATTGCACAGCTTGCGGAAAAAGCGGGCTGCGCCGCCGTAGCGGTTCATGGCAGGACACGCTCTCAGTTTTATCAGGGCAAGGCCGATTGGAAAATCATCCGGACCGTCAAGGAAAGCGTTTCCATTCCGGTTTTTGGCAACGGTGACATCTTTTCTGCTGATGACGCTCTGCGCATGAAGAAAGAAACGGGCTGTGACGGCGTTATGATTGCCCGCGGGGCACAAGGGAATCCCTGGATTTTTCGGGAAGTGAAGGCGGCTTTTGAGGGCCGTCCTGTTCCAGCCGTTACTCTTGAGGAACGCTTCGCCATGATTCGACGCCATCTCCGCGACCTTATCGCATTTAAAGGTGAACGGATTGCGGTCAGGGAAATGCGTCATCATGGGGCATGCTACTTATCAGGGCTGCCGCACAGCGCCTATTACCGCAATGCAATCAACCAAACTCAGACACAGGAAGGCCTCCTGGCCGTCCTCGATGAATATGAACAAAAACTCCTGTTGGATTAAACCGACAGGAGTTTTTAATAGTAGAAATTTCAAAAATAAAAGCACCAGTCCTCTTATTCGCCCAAGTTAAGCCAAACCGTAAGGTTTGGAATTCCTCTGCCACCTCCGTCCTTTAGGAAGGAGGGTGGACCACGAAGTGGTGGAGGAAGGTAAGAGGAGAACCGCAGTCAGCACTGACGGGAGGAAGCACTGACGCGTGTGGTGGAGGATCGTTTTTTCTTTCGACTCCGCCTTTGCGGCCGCAGCCTGTTCATTTGATCCCTTGCTGCCGCAGGCGAGCTTGTACTAACCACGATTTCACTGACTACTTTCTTTTACGAATTTATAGTAAAAAACTATGATTTTCCCATTGACAAATGAAACTCATTCGGTTAATATAAGCATAAAGACAATACCTAGGTAGGGTATTAGCGATAGAGCTTTCGAAGGAGGTATCCTCTTATGAAACAATTTAAGGTCGAGGGTATGACATGTGCATCGTGTCAGGCCCACGTTGAAAAGGCCGTAGCGTCTGTTCCGGGCGTCAAGTCCGTTTCTGTTTCCCTGCTGACGAACAGCATGGGTGTGGAAGGAACCGCTGCGGATGAAGCTATTATCAAAGCTGTAGAAGATGCCGGGTATGGCGCCGCTCCTAAGGATGGGACAGCTGTATCCAAGAAGGCGGCTGAAGAAGACGCCCTGAAGGATACGGAGACGCCGAAACTGAAGCGTCGTCTCGCTTATTCTATAGGTTTCCTGCTCGTATTGATGTACCTCACCATGGGGCACAACATGTTGAATTTCCCTCTCCCGGCGTTCCTCGAAGGAAATCTCTTCGGAATGGGCATTACACAGATGCTCCTGGCCCTCATTGTGATGTTCATCAATAGAGCATTCTTCGTCAGCGGTTTCAAGAGCTTGCGTCACCTGGCTCCGAACATGGATACGCTCGTCGCTCTGGGCAGCGGGGTTTCTTTCCTCTGGAGTCTTTACGTACTCTATAATCTGACGTATCTGAGCAGTCAGGGCTGGGCCTACAGCGAACTCTTCCCGATTTATCGGTCGGATCTGTATTTTGAATCGGCAGCCATGATCCCTGCTCTTATCACTGTCGGCAAGACACTCGAATCAATTTCCAAGGGCCGTACGACGGATGCCCTCAAAGGGCTCATGAAGCTGTCCCCAAAGACAGCTGTCCTTCTCATTGACGGCAAGGAACAGACCGTTCCTATC
Proteins encoded in this window:
- the hpt gene encoding hypoxanthine phosphoribosyltransferase, giving the protein MHPNLEKILIDEKTLKTRIAEMAKEISEDYKGEEVLVIGLLKGAAYFLTELTQHMTVPTQIDFIKASSYGSGTSTTGKVNIQFDTSRNLAGKNVLIVDDVVDSGLTLKAVRELFAQRNCKSIKLAAMLDKKERRLVKMVPDYYGFIIPDEFVVGFGLDYAEDYRTLPYIGVLKRSVYEK
- a CDS encoding biotin--[acetyl-CoA-carboxylase] ligase; this translates as MRTEILKILREKAPEPVSGQELADKLGITRTAVWKHIQSLKKMGYEIEAHTKKGYIFISAPDKLLPEEIGRVLHTKFVGRHICYQDTVRSTNEILKQLAGNGAEDGTLCVAEEQTGGKGRLSRGWFSPYGKGLWFSLLLKPSFLPQEAPKMTLLAAVAVVRAIRECCGVDAMIKWPNDVLLDGRKLVGILTEMSAEFGHINFLVVGIGINVCVPKEMVPENLRDSAVSIADIAGHPIDRVALLGKVLDYFEEYYERVLKEGFQPVFDKWREYSTTLGRMVKVVSPDKTYLGTAIDIDPDGALLVRKEDGVVEKVLAGDVSIRPASGKGKYNFN
- a CDS encoding type III pantothenate kinase, translated to MLMVMDVGNTNIVVGVHDGKEWLAHWRLSSSRSRTSDEFGILLGSMFNYTGVEMGDVTHIIISTVVPPLLVPLCNMCKRYFHVTPFVVTSEINTGLKLDYDHPNEIGADRIVNAVAAHHMYGDKGNLIIIDFGTATTFCALRPDGEYLGGAIAPGIGISTEALFQKAAKLPRIELIKPPKTICHDTIHAMRSGVIFGFVGQMDGIITRMKEELGGQAFVVVTGGFGRLMASESKLVDVVEPNLTLEGLRILHEMNS
- a CDS encoding S1 RNA-binding domain-containing protein, with protein sequence MALEKGAIVEGVVTGITNFGAFVQLPENKVGLIHISEVSNVFVKDVHDFLKVKDKVRVKVVSIDDKGKIGLSIKALMPPAPHRQYGDKPFENRHGGEKHFGDRKPGEKHFGDRKFGDRAGGAPRNSGPMSFEDKLSRFLKESDDRLLDLKRNTESKRGGRGARRGD
- the tilS gene encoding tRNA lysidine(34) synthetase TilS — its product is MGLLEESLIGLVRRSALWKPGTPAVAACSGGADSLALTDVMAKAAEADDVQVIVAHVQHHLRGEEAEADAAFVADYARERGLEFYRADVEPAELADAEGLSLEDAARRLRYEALEACRSKYDASGIFLAHHRDDQAETVLLNLLRGAGTRGLRGMLAVSGYLARPFLEISRKDTELYCEEEGLAYRTDSTNSDETLKRNWIRRQLLPLLETQNPQIKKHLAQLADVAAEDEAYLERQALRYLNAYGRDVFGTYDVGVGSDFEVLPLALKRSIIRVMVRRVGGGELSYDHVKKILELIARGTSGKALDVPGHVRLIYLNGRLMAGKNERSREEERAAKLAKKEQQRNASQS
- the ftsH gene encoding ATP-dependent zinc metalloprotease FtsH codes for the protein MTKFFRNLLFYLLILILGLWIFEYYNSPSTPKNEMSYSTFMREVEDDDVTTVTIIDNTTIRGKLKNGTEFTTIAPRDDKMVETLRNKNVEINAQLPPQPSLLSNILTSILPMIIIVVLWFFMMNNAQGGGSRVMSFGKSKAKLYGDGKSKVTFRDVAGADEAKQELEEVVEFLRAPQKYNQLGAKIPKGVLLYGPPGTGKTLLARAVAGEAGVPFFSISGSDFVEMFVGVGASRVRDLFDQAKKNAPCIVFIDEIDAVGRQRGAGLGGGHDEREQTLNQLLVEMDGFSANEGIIMIAATNRPDILDPALLRPGRFDRQIVVDKPDIRGRKAILKVHTKGKPIDSTVDLDVIARRTPGFTGADLANLVNEGALLAARHNQMTITMSDMEEAAERVMMGPERKSRVMSDEEKRLTAYHEGGHALVGMLLDHTDPVHKVTIIPRGRAGGYTLSLPKEDRYYATRSELLDELKVLLGGRVAEALVLHEISSGASNDLQRATELARDMTCEYGMSEVLGAVTFGHRNKQVFLGRDMGQQNQVSEEVAATVDREIRRFIDEAYEGTVKVISENIDKLHLIAKNLMERETLEEHELQELMKYGHILEKGELPPEADTTSEPKPVTETPEPAEDAGTADKAPETALNDIPQV
- the dusB gene encoding tRNA dihydrouridine synthase DusB; the encoded protein is MFNQLVLAKIPVVLAPMAGVTDLPFRVICREEGADYTVSEMVSAKALLFRNQKTFAMLRIDPHEHPTAIQLFGSVPAEMAAAGKIVEESGADIIDVNMGCPVHKIVANGEGSALMKDPQRAYAILAALVDAVSVPVTVKIRAGWDDAHQNAAEIAQLAEKAGCAAVAVHGRTRSQFYQGKADWKIIRTVKESVSIPVFGNGDIFSADDALRMKKETGCDGVMIARGAQGNPWIFREVKAAFEGRPVPAVTLEERFAMIRRHLRDLIAFKGERIAVREMRHHGACYLSGLPHSAYYRNAINQTQTQEGLLAVLDEYEQKLLLD
- a CDS encoding septum formation initiator family protein translates to MMVTGKRKKAESRKRSLGTFVFCLVMALLMVRAGYRVYTLFQVHQETVKTEQKIEQLKAENAKLEQERDNLSDPQYIEKVARDEHNMVGKKEIPLFLVDDSKKNEQTKDAAGKK